A genomic window from Algoriphagus sp. Y33 includes:
- a CDS encoding DUF4129 domain-containing protein has product MKKKTEPELRRNLRTLARIGLIALLFFLSPYRPVMAKQDILHAQDSLGTRLDSPSFTYHKAWSFEAGYEDGYLSQAEYDYEEIRQEKNWLHRVKLWFTNAWNKFLDRILGGSALSGFWQVFFQLAPYLLLMMLMSLLVWLVMKYSSGASQDGKTALSSLSADEALLKSDNLKELEEEALRNQDFRLALRYRYLSVLQHLIRSKLIVWKSSKTNFDYQKELEETPFLAPFTEVTRIYNFVWYGHFDLDATAYGELEGAFSNLDQLS; this is encoded by the coding sequence ATGAAGAAAAAAACAGAACCGGAATTAAGGCGAAACTTGAGGACCTTGGCTAGAATAGGACTGATAGCTCTTCTGTTTTTTTTATCCCCATACCGGCCGGTGATGGCTAAGCAGGATATTCTGCATGCCCAAGACAGCCTGGGTACAAGATTGGACTCACCAAGCTTTACTTATCACAAGGCTTGGTCATTTGAGGCGGGTTATGAAGATGGCTACCTCTCTCAGGCGGAATACGATTATGAGGAAATCCGACAGGAGAAAAACTGGCTTCACCGGGTAAAGTTGTGGTTTACAAATGCATGGAATAAATTTTTGGATAGAATATTGGGAGGATCGGCTCTTTCCGGTTTTTGGCAGGTGTTTTTTCAATTGGCACCTTACCTCTTGCTCATGATGCTGATGAGTCTGCTCGTCTGGCTCGTCATGAAATACAGCTCAGGTGCTAGCCAAGATGGTAAAACCGCACTGTCTTCTCTGAGTGCGGACGAAGCTCTGCTCAAAAGTGATAATCTAAAAGAACTTGAAGAAGAAGCACTGAGAAATCAGGACTTCCGACTTGCCTTGAGATACCGTTACCTTTCGGTATTGCAGCACCTTATCCGGAGCAAACTGATCGTGTGGAAATCTTCCAAAACTAACTTTGACTACCAAAAGGAACTGGAGGAAACCCCATTTCTTGCACCTTTCACCGAAGTGACCAGAATCTATAACTTCGTTTGGTATGGGCATTTTGACTTAGATGCCACCGCTTACGGGGAGCTGGAAGGAGCTTTTAGCAATCTAGACCAGCTGTCATGA
- a CDS encoding stage II sporulation protein M — protein MRESLFIKKNQTKWSSLEQHLSKKTELPPSDLADLYLEISDDLNYARTFYPEGKAIVYLNHLVSQYHREVYRDKKVGLKGVLDFYTKDFPLMFYKYLPQLAISFFVFVLFAVMGAYSTQTDISFVRSILGDSYVNQTLANIDSGDPMAVYKKMNRMDMFMGITVNNIRVAITAFVAGIFLGVGTLLVLMYNGVMLGSFQYFFHAKDLLWESARTIWIHGTLEISVIVIAGCAGLVLGNGILFPGTFSRLHSFRRGMKDGVKILISTIPFFVIAGFLESFVTRLTQMPDALSILIILGSLTLIVFYYVYLPIKLFKKSNLCILILN, from the coding sequence ATGAGAGAATCACTTTTTATCAAGAAAAATCAGACGAAGTGGAGCAGTTTGGAACAGCATTTATCCAAGAAAACTGAGCTTCCACCATCTGATTTAGCAGACTTGTACTTGGAGATTTCGGATGATCTCAATTATGCACGGACGTTTTATCCGGAAGGAAAAGCTATTGTCTACCTCAATCACTTAGTCTCCCAATATCATCGTGAAGTTTATCGGGATAAAAAAGTGGGGCTCAAAGGAGTGTTGGATTTTTATACAAAGGATTTTCCGCTGATGTTTTACAAATACCTTCCCCAACTAGCGATCTCTTTCTTTGTGTTTGTCCTATTTGCGGTGATGGGAGCTTATTCTACCCAAACCGATATTTCCTTTGTGCGTTCTATTCTGGGCGATAGCTACGTGAATCAAACCCTGGCCAATATCGACTCGGGTGATCCGATGGCCGTTTACAAGAAAATGAACCGGATGGATATGTTTATGGGCATTACTGTCAATAACATCCGGGTAGCCATTACCGCTTTCGTAGCAGGAATCTTTCTGGGCGTCGGCACTCTGCTCGTGCTTATGTATAATGGGGTGATGCTGGGTTCATTCCAATATTTCTTCCATGCTAAAGATCTCCTTTGGGAATCTGCCCGTACGATCTGGATTCATGGAACACTAGAGATTTCTGTTATAGTTATTGCCGGTTGTGCGGGCTTGGTGTTGGGCAATGGAATCCTTTTTCCCGGAACATTCAGCCGCTTGCATTCCTTTCGTCGTGGGATGAAAGATGGTGTGAAAATTCTCATCAGCACAATCCCATTCTTTGTGATTGCGGGTTTTTTGGAATCTTTTGTCACCCGACTTACCCAAATGCCGGATGCACTCAGCATCCTAATCATCTTGGGCTCTTTGACTCTGATCGTTTTTTATTATGTTTATTTACCTATCAAACTATTCAAAAAGTCCAACCTATGCATCCTTATCTTGAATTAA
- a CDS encoding RDD family protein yields the protein MEGIYFETAQHIQIRQRPATLASRILAQLIDGFVMGIYIILVSITVFGIMKVEDNSVAVITMFVLPFLVYHLLFEIFMNGQSIGKFAMEIRVVQLDGTKATVSSYLIRWLLRPVDITISSGGIAVLSILMGGKGQRLGDIAAGTTVISLKQEAIKREDLLTQVKSDHEPKYPQVVNLNDSQIMKIKSIRLEALKSHDFELINKLAEKTSQMLQVNYDTKPLAFIDQLILDYEYFAQKEHGEG from the coding sequence ATGGAAGGAATTTATTTCGAAACTGCCCAGCATATCCAAATCAGACAGCGTCCGGCAACTTTGGCATCCAGAATATTGGCGCAATTGATCGATGGCTTTGTCATGGGAATCTATATTATCTTGGTTTCGATCACCGTTTTTGGAATCATGAAGGTTGAAGACAATTCGGTTGCTGTGATTACCATGTTCGTTTTACCTTTTTTGGTCTATCATCTGTTGTTTGAAATATTCATGAATGGCCAATCCATTGGAAAGTTTGCCATGGAGATCCGGGTAGTTCAGCTTGATGGAACCAAGGCTACAGTGAGCAGTTACCTGATTCGATGGTTACTCCGACCTGTGGACATCACAATCAGCTCCGGTGGAATTGCTGTCTTGAGCATACTTATGGGTGGCAAAGGCCAAAGACTTGGCGATATAGCTGCCGGGACGACAGTCATTTCCCTAAAACAAGAAGCTATAAAACGAGAGGATCTGTTGACTCAGGTTAAATCCGATCACGAGCCAAAATATCCCCAAGTAGTTAATTTGAACGACTCTCAAATCATGAAGATCAAAAGTATAAGACTGGAAGCCCTAAAATCCCATGATTTTGAATTGATCAACAAATTGGCCGAAAAAACAAGTCAAATGCTTCAGGTCAACTATGATACAAAACCTCTTGCATTTATTGATCAGCTGATTTTGGACTATGAATATTTCGCCCAAAAAGAGCATGGAGAAGGGTAA
- a CDS encoding YdeI family protein codes for MNPKTDFFFDKPTQWQEEYRQLRRLVLDCGLTEELKWGVPCYTFQGSNVVLIHGFKEYCALLFHKGALLQDAEHIMIQQTENVQGARQIRFADVKGIVEMKPVLKSYIYEAIEVEKAGLKVALKKTKEYAVPEEFQVKLDENAALKSAFEALTPGRQRGYLLHFSAAKQAKTREARIEKLIPQILAGKGLND; via the coding sequence ATGAATCCTAAAACTGACTTTTTTTTCGATAAACCTACTCAATGGCAAGAAGAGTATAGGCAATTGAGGAGACTGGTTCTTGACTGTGGACTGACTGAAGAGCTGAAATGGGGTGTGCCTTGCTATACATTCCAAGGAAGCAATGTGGTGCTGATACATGGCTTTAAGGAATACTGTGCGCTTTTGTTTCACAAAGGTGCCTTGCTTCAGGATGCTGAGCATATTATGATCCAACAGACAGAGAATGTGCAAGGAGCAAGACAGATTCGATTTGCTGACGTTAAGGGAATCGTAGAGATGAAGCCTGTGTTGAAAAGCTATATATATGAGGCTATTGAAGTAGAGAAAGCGGGTTTGAAAGTAGCTTTGAAAAAGACGAAGGAGTATGCTGTCCCTGAGGAATTTCAGGTGAAACTGGATGAAAATGCTGCGTTGAAAAGTGCTTTTGAAGCACTCACACCTGGGAGACAGCGTGGATATCTACTGCATTTTTCCGCTGCTAAACAAGCCAAAACTAGAGAAGCGAGAATAGAAAAGTTGATTCCGCAGATTCTTGCAGGAAAGGGATTGAATGATTAA
- a CDS encoding serine hydrolase encodes MKIYIPVFLLLFLNSFFSKGQNDKAHYSALVSEIDAIIEESNFNGVVLFTEGTSTIFHKAKGYANFEDRVLIEKADQFVIGSISKQITAVMVLREYEKGNLNLDDEIGKYLPLIDQSWSKSVTIHHLMTHTHGIVDVNQQLEFEPGSRFHYSQLGYELLAQILENITGNSFEELSTQLFLEYGLSNTFHPDNKGYKSLVKGYEESENATLEYVTNSLDIYVAAGAFISNAEDLSRWNYLLYSGKLVTKETLKLMKMRYATRIHPIFGQIEYGYGLLFNRGEENIQIGALGYAPGFASACYYYPRADLSILVLENAPRHMDDIKKTFRIHTQLMEAVKSESLLIQNPNN; translated from the coding sequence ATGAAAATTTATATTCCGGTTTTTCTCCTGCTGTTTTTAAATTCTTTCTTTTCAAAAGGACAGAATGATAAGGCGCACTATTCCGCATTGGTATCTGAAATTGATGCTATAATCGAGGAAAGCAACTTCAATGGTGTAGTGCTTTTCACTGAAGGGACTTCCACTATTTTCCATAAGGCTAAAGGCTACGCCAATTTTGAAGATAGAGTACTGATTGAAAAAGCCGACCAGTTTGTCATCGGATCAATAAGTAAGCAAATAACCGCCGTAATGGTCCTTCGGGAATATGAGAAAGGAAATCTTAATCTGGATGATGAAATTGGAAAGTACCTTCCTTTGATTGATCAAAGCTGGTCTAAAAGTGTGACGATTCATCACCTGATGACGCATACTCATGGGATAGTGGATGTAAACCAACAGTTGGAATTTGAGCCTGGCTCCCGATTTCATTATTCCCAGCTGGGCTATGAATTGCTGGCGCAGATTCTTGAAAACATAACCGGAAATTCATTCGAGGAATTATCAACCCAACTTTTTTTGGAGTATGGTTTATCCAATACGTTTCATCCTGATAATAAGGGGTACAAGTCTCTTGTGAAAGGATATGAAGAATCAGAAAATGCGACATTGGAATATGTGACAAACAGTTTGGATATTTATGTGGCCGCAGGTGCATTTATCTCAAATGCAGAAGATTTGAGTAGATGGAATTACTTACTTTATTCAGGTAAACTTGTCACTAAAGAAACCCTGAAACTGATGAAAATGCGGTATGCGACAAGAATCCATCCCATTTTTGGACAAATAGAATATGGTTACGGTCTACTTTTTAATAGGGGAGAAGAAAATATTCAAATTGGAGCATTGGGCTATGCGCCGGGGTTTGCTTCCGCTTGTTACTATTATCCTCGGGCTGATTTGAGTATACTAGTGTTGGAAAATGCACCAAGACACATGGATGATATCAAAAAGACTTTTAGAATACATACCCAATTAATGGAAGCGGTAAAGAGTGAAAGCCTATTAATTCAAAATCCCAATAATTAA
- a CDS encoding heme-binding protein: MNITLEQASTALDSAKKKAEKLDTKMNIAVVDAGANLVAFARMDGAWLGSLDISIKKAKTARYFDMDTGIIGSLSQPGGSLYNIEHSNGGLITFPGGIPIKDAEGNIIGAIGVSGSTVENDHEVAKAGATPV, encoded by the coding sequence ATGAACATTACATTAGAACAAGCATCAACGGCACTAGATAGTGCTAAGAAAAAAGCCGAGAAACTAGATACCAAAATGAACATAGCAGTAGTAGATGCCGGGGCAAACCTTGTCGCTTTTGCGCGTATGGATGGTGCTTGGTTGGGTTCTCTGGATATCTCCATCAAAAAGGCAAAAACCGCTCGTTATTTTGATATGGATACAGGGATCATTGGTAGTCTTTCTCAGCCGGGAGGTTCGCTGTACAATATAGAACATTCAAATGGCGGTTTGATCACCTTTCCCGGAGGTATTCCAATCAAAGACGCAGAAGGAAATATCATAGGTGCAATCGGCGTAAGTGGAAGCACTGTAGAAAATGACCATGAGGTAGCTAAAGCCGGAGCAACACCTGTCTAA
- a CDS encoding HAD family hydrolase: MKLIKAVIFDLDGTVANTLPLCISAFRQSIEPLINRYVSDEEIIETFGPSEEGTIMALAPDHYDKGVADYLLHYESSHYMCPTPFPGIAELLDFLKKKGVHVSMVTGKGRKSAMISLKQFQFENVFEILEAGSSAGSRKTEGIQLILEKLPDISKDEVVYVGDVPSDIVVSRKAGIVSIAAAWAETAEPEKLLALKPDEIFYSVEDFFDWLKGKIADS; the protein is encoded by the coding sequence ATGAAGCTAATAAAAGCAGTTATTTTTGATTTGGATGGCACAGTGGCTAACACCCTGCCTCTTTGTATTTCCGCATTCCGCCAATCCATAGAGCCTTTGATTAATCGTTACGTCTCAGACGAGGAAATTATCGAAACATTTGGTCCTTCAGAAGAAGGAACGATAATGGCTTTGGCACCGGATCATTACGATAAGGGAGTAGCAGATTATCTCCTTCATTATGAATCCTCCCATTACATGTGCCCGACACCGTTTCCGGGTATAGCAGAGCTATTAGACTTCTTGAAGAAAAAAGGTGTACATGTTTCCATGGTAACCGGAAAGGGGAGAAAAAGTGCCATGATTTCTTTAAAGCAATTTCAGTTTGAGAACGTGTTCGAAATTCTGGAAGCTGGATCGTCTGCTGGGTCTCGAAAGACGGAGGGTATTCAGTTGATTCTAGAGAAGTTGCCGGATATTTCCAAGGATGAAGTGGTCTATGTAGGTGATGTTCCAAGCGATATAGTGGTAAGCAGGAAAGCCGGCATAGTCTCAATAGCTGCTGCCTGGGCAGAAACTGCGGAACCCGAAAAACTGCTAGCCTTAAAGCCTGATGAGATATTCTACTCCGTTGAAGATTTCTTTGATTGGCTGAAGGGAAAAATTGCAGATTCTTAA
- a CDS encoding GNAT family N-acetyltransferase, whose amino-acid sequence MKYKITEITPSEYQEVVELWEASVRATHDFLQEEDIMFFKPLILNEYLKAVELSCVRADSGKILGFSGVAEGNLEMLFVHPDQAGKGIGKALLSNSISTQHVTKVDVNEQNPKSLEFYLKNGFEIISRSELDAIGKPYPILHMELVK is encoded by the coding sequence ATGAAGTATAAAATTACCGAAATTACCCCATCCGAATATCAGGAAGTAGTAGAACTGTGGGAAGCCTCCGTGCGGGCCACACACGATTTTCTGCAGGAGGAAGATATCATGTTTTTCAAGCCGTTGATTTTGAATGAGTATTTGAAAGCAGTAGAATTGAGCTGTGTGCGAGCTGACTCAGGTAAGATTTTGGGTTTTTCCGGGGTGGCCGAAGGGAATCTGGAAATGCTTTTTGTCCATCCTGATCAGGCAGGAAAGGGAATTGGGAAAGCCTTGCTTAGCAACTCCATCAGCACTCAGCACGTCACGAAAGTAGATGTCAATGAGCAAAATCCTAAATCACTGGAATTCTACCTCAAAAATGGCTTTGAAATCATCAGCAGATCGGAATTAGATGCTATCGGAAAACCTTATCCGATTTTGCATATGGAATTGGTGAAATGA
- a CDS encoding GNAT family N-acetyltransferase, with protein MDLRKNDYVISTDKDKLDRAMIHRFLSTESGWANGISFETVNRSIENCLNFGIYHQKEQIGYAKVISDFATIAYLGDVFILDKFRGLGLSKWLMECITSHGELQNLRRWILLTNTAPWLYEKFGFSKLANPGFYMERHNPKVYEV; from the coding sequence TAAATTGGACAGAGCGATGATCCATCGCTTTTTAAGTACGGAATCCGGTTGGGCAAATGGGATAAGTTTTGAAACGGTAAATAGGAGTATAGAAAATTGTCTGAACTTTGGAATCTATCACCAGAAGGAGCAGATCGGGTATGCCAAGGTGATTTCTGATTTTGCTACCATAGCCTATTTGGGCGATGTTTTTATTCTGGACAAATTCCGTGGCCTTGGTCTGAGCAAGTGGCTGATGGAGTGCATTACCTCGCATGGAGAACTGCAAAATCTGAGGCGCTGGATTCTGTTGACCAATACTGCTCCTTGGTTATATGAGAAATTTGGTTTCTCCAAGTTGGCCAACCCTGGCTTCTATATGGAGCGGCACAATCCCAAAGTCTATGAAGTATAA